The genomic window CCAGGTCCCGCCCTTGTCGTCGGCGACGACCTCCGGCTCCAGGTGGAGCGTCCCCGAGTTCAGCGTGGAGTCGATCGGGTCGATCCGGACCTTCCCCCCCTCCGCCCGGACGACGATCGGGGCCCTGCCCAGCTTCATGCCGAAGACGTCCAGGTGCTCCAGGTTCAGCCCGACCTCGCCGCGGAGGGCCTCCGGCAGCTTGCCTCCCGGCGCCCTCGGCAAGGTGCCCGAGACGCTCCAGGCCCGGTCCGATCCGGACATCGACGCGTTGGGCTCGACCTTCCTCGCCAGCAGGTCGCTCAGGACCGTCCAGTCCGGGCTCAGGGTCCCCTTCAGGTCGAGCTTCGGCTCGGACTTCAGGTCGGCCACCGTGCCGCCCCCCTGGATCCGGCCGTACGGGGTGATGAGCCCGATCTCGGCCAGGTCCACGGACTCGAGCTTGCCGAGGACCTTCCCGCGGAGGCCGGCGGAGACCTCGTCCGCGAGCAACTGCCTCCCCCCCTGCCCGTCCAGCGTCGCCAGCTCCCGGACCTGCACGCGTGCCCCGAGGTCCCAGCCCGACGCGTCCTGGCGGCCCTGGATGAGCCCTTCCAGCCGGCCCGCGAGGCGGCCCTGCCCCCATCCGTCCAGCCCCAGCCTGGACAGGTCGCCCGCGAGCTGGGCGTCGACGGCGGCCGCGTCCCGGGACTTGAGCCCGGACACCCTGACCCGCGTCGGCGAGACCGCGAAGGCCGTCGACGGCGCGCCCGGCGTCGGGGCCTTCTCCTCGATCAGCAGCTCGTCGCGGGCGGCGTCGTAGCGCCCGGCCCCCGACCACGTCTTCGGGTCGGCCGGCAGGAACTGCCCCCCCGGCCCGACGACCGGCGACAGGGCGGCGACGATCGGGTCGGCCGTGATCTCCGACTCGCCCCAGCGGCCGCGGACGGTGCCCTCGGCGACCTGCTTCTTGCCGGCGATGACGACCTGCACCTTCCCCCTCACCTCGCCGGCGAGGACGTTCGCCGCGCGGTCGAGCGTGGCCGTCGCCGTGAGCTCCTCGCCGTCGCCCTTGCCGGTGAACGCGAAGTCATGCAGCGTCAAGGGCAGGCCCGAGGGCGAGGCCCCGCCCGTCGCCTTCAGCGACGCCGTCTCGCGGTCCCGCTGGAACGTCTCGAGGACCGGGAGCCCCGTGATCTTCAGGCCTTCGAATGCGGAGTCGGCGTGCGCCTCGAAGCGGTCGCCCGTCCGCTTGTAGTGGCCGTCGAAGGATCCCTTGCCGCCGACCGCGACCTTGCCCATGTCCACCCAGTTGCGGAGCCGCCCGTCGGCGGCGTCCAGGTCCACGGTCGCGGCGACGTCGATGCCCCGGTCCGGGTCGCCCTTGCCGGTCGCGGTCAGGAACGGGGTCTTCACGTCGAGCTGATCGAGCGAGAAGGAGCCGGAGGCCCGCCGCAGCTTCGCCAGGAAGGTCGCGGGGTCGGGGAAGGTCAGCAGCTGCTCGCCACGCCTCGCGGCGAGGTCCGCCAGCCGGATGTCGGCGGAGATCGCCTGTCCGGGGCCGGCCGGGTCGCCCTGGACGTCGGCGAGGAGGGCGACGGAGCCCTTCTCGATCTTCAGGCCCTCGCGGAGGCGGAGGGTGTGCGGGAGCTGGCGGGCGAGCCCGGGCAGGTCCAGGCTCGCCTCGACGCGGCCCCCCCTGTCGCCGGCCGGCGGGTAGCTGCCGGTCGCGTGGGCCTTCGCGAAGGGGAGCGACAGGTCGATCGCCTCCGCCGTCCAGGTCGGCCCCTCCCTCGACACCTTGCCGACCAGGCCGACGGCGTCCAGGCTGAGCTCGTCGCCGGAGAGCCTCGATCCGCCGGCGCGGACGCCGAGCAGGCGGACGTCGGCCGAGGCCGCGGTCCGGCCTTGCCCGTGCGCGACGTCGATCGTGCCGTCGAGCTCGCCCCCGGCCCGGAGGTCCGGCCGGCTGACGACCCAGGGCCAGCGGTCGGCCCGGACCGCCAGCTCGATGTCGCCGGGCCCGCCGCCCGCTTCCGGGGCCCGGCCGGCCCGGCCCCGGATGTCGAGCTTGCCGGGCCCGCCGGAGTCGCGATCCTGCTCCAGGTCGAGGCGCCAGGCGATCGGCCTCGGGGCGGCGTTCAGGTCCAGGTCGATGTCCGCCCGGTCGGCGTGGAAGGGCTCGCTCAGGTGGGCGTCGCGGAACCGCAACGAGCCGTCCCGGACGCGGACGAGGATGTCGCGGACCGGCTCGTCGGAGAGGATCGGCCGGAGCGTGTCCAGCAGGTCGATCGCGCCGGACTCGGACCGCTCGACGTCCACCGCGGCGTGGTCGAGCGTGAGGGTCAGGACCTTCGGCTGGGTGACCAGGATCTCCTTGAGGCTCCAGTCCACCAGCGCCCTCGGGGCGACGACGACCCGGTCCCCCTGGGGGTCGATGAGGGCGAGGTTCTCGATCTCGGTCCGCCCGAACCACGAGACGCGGAGCCGGTCGAAGTCCACGGCCCCGGGCGCCAGGTAGCGGCTCCCGGCCGCGGCGAGCCGCCGCTGCATCCAGGGCATGCCCACGATCCAGGGTATCGCCAGCACCAGCAGGGCGAGCCCCGCGACCGCGACCGCCGCACCGATGGCCAGCCATCGCGGCCATCGCCGCCGCGGCCTCGTCGCTTCCGAGGATGAGGTCATATCCCGCTCTCGGCTCCTGGCCCCGTCGCGTCCGAAATCCCTTCTGTCTCGCCCGGGATTATAACCAAATCCTTGCGGTGCCCGCCTGGGTTCTGGACAGGCGGCCGGAGATTGGGGCATGCTACCGGGGCGGCCCTGGCGAGCCCCGAAGACGCTGATGACGGCCGGACCAGGCCGCGACCCAGGATGAGCGCCCCGATGACCGGCGAGGAGAGCCCGCTGCTGAGCGTCGTCGTGCCGCTCTTCGACGAGGAGCGGAACGTCGAGGCCCTCCACCGGCGGCTGACGGCGGTGCTGGCCCCCCGGGGCGAGCCCTACGAGCTGGTCCTCGTCGACGACGGCAGCCGGGACGCGACGGGCGGGCTGCTGGACGGCATCCACGACTCGGATCCCCGGGTCACGGTGATCCACCTGAGCCGCAACTTCGGCCATCAGGCCGCGGTCTCCGCGGGGCTGGACCACGCGCTGGGGCGGGCGGTCGTCGTCATGGACGGGGACCTCCAGGATCCGCCCGAGCTGCTGCCCCGGTTCCTCGAACGCTGGCGGGCCGGGGCCGACGTCGTCTACGCGGTCCGTCGGAACCGGAAGGAAGGCGCCGTCAAGAAGCTCGGCTACTTCGCCTTCTACCGGATCATGAACGCGATCAGCGACCTGGACATCCCGCTGGACAGCGGCGACTTCTGCCTGATGGACCGCCGGGTCGTGGACGCCCTGAAGGCGCTGCCGGAGCGGATGCGGTTCGTCCGCGGCCTCCGGACGTTCGTCGGCTTCCGCCAGGAAGGGCTGGAGTACGAGCGGGACCCGCGCGCGACGGGGCGGCCGAAGTACACGTTCCGGGCCCTCGTCGGCCTGGCGATCAGCGGGCTGATCAGCTTCAGCGGCTATCCGCTGCGGATCGTGACCTACCTCGGCATCGCCACGGCGGCGATGGCGGCGGCCATGACGGCCTGGGTCTTCCACGACGCCTTCACCAGCGGCACCGCCCCGCAGGGCTGGGCCAGCACGATGGTCACGGTCCTCTTCATGGGCTCGATCCAGATGGTCGCCATGGGGATCCTGGGCGAGTACATCCGGCTGATCTTCCTGGAGTCGAAGGGGCGGCCGTTCTACATCGTGCGGACGTATCGCTCGCACGAGAGTCCGGGAGGGCCGGGACGCCCCGCCGGCCCGCCGGCCGCCAATGGCCTGGCGACGGGCCGCGGAGATCGGGTGCCTTGATCACGCGATGGTCGGAGGGCCTCGCCGACGACAACATGGCCGAGGACATCCTCGTGGACCTCGGCGAGGTCATCGCCCGGCACCCCTGGTGGCGGGCCCGAGCGGCCCTGACGATGGACCTGCTCCGGCGGCTGGGCGTCCGGCCTCCCGCCCGGGTCCTCGACGCCGGCTGCGGCTGGGGCACCACCCTGGAGGCCCTGGAGGCCCGGGGCTACCGTGCCGCCGGGGCCGACATCTCCCGCCGGGCGCTGGAGAAGCTCGACCGCCCGGGCCGGGAGCTCATCGAGGCCGACCTGACCCGCCCCCTGCCCCCGGGCCTGCCGCCGTACGACGCGGCCCTGCTCCTCGACGTCATCGAGCACATCGAGGACGACCGCGAGGCCCTCGCCCGCGCCGGCAGCCTGGTGAAGCCCGGCGGCGTGCTGATCGCCAGCGTCCCCGCGCAGCCCGGCCTGTTCACCGAGTTCGACGCGATCCAGGGGCACCGCCGCCGCTACCTGCCCGAGACGCTCCGAGGGGCCTTCCAGGGCACCGGCCTGGACCTCGAGCGCACCTTCTGGTGGGGCGCCTGGATGGTCCCGGTCCTCCGCTGGCAGAGGAAGGCCAAGCGGGCGGCCCCCGGCGAGTCCCCCGCCGAGACCTACCGGCGCTACCTCAAGCTCCCGCCATGGCCGGGCCCGCTGGCCCTGCGCCTGGCCTACGCCCTGGAGCACCGCCGGGCCCTCGCCGGCAAGCTCCGGACGGGCACCTCCCTCTTCGCCGTCGCCCGCCGCCCCGCCTGACGCCCTCGGGGAGCAGGCATCCCGGCCCCCGGAGGCGGCCCCTGCGGGGACGCCCCCCCGCGGGACGATCGCTATTCGCCGCGATCCACGACCACGCGCTCGCCGTGGCGCGGCACCTTGGCGACGACTCCCGGGTACTTCACCCGCAGGTAGTCCTCGAACAGCCGAGGGTCCTCGGAGTTCATGGCGAACATCTCGAAGTGCGTCGGCACGACGAGGCGAGGCCGGAGGGCCCCGGCCAGGTCCACGGCCTCCTGGTAGGTCATGTTCCCGATGCAATCCGCCGCCAGCCGCCGGGCGTCGCGGCCGTTGATCGGCAGGAAGGCCGCGTCGAAGGACCAGCGGCGGAGGATGGACTGCATCCCCTCGTAGACGCACGTATCGCCGGCGTGATAGACGCAGAGCCCGGACGCCTCGAAGACGAAGCCGAGGTACGGATGCAGGCCCGTGGCCGGGTCCACGTCCAGGAACTCGTGGGCCGCCGGCACGCCCAGGACGCGGACGCCCGCGACCTCGACGGGCCGGTCCACGTCCAGGCCCAGCACGCGGTCGTCCGGCAGGCCGACCTCGCGGACGACCCGCTCCCGCAGCAGCGCCGGGACGACGAACTTCGCCCGCGGCGAGGCCTCCGCCATGGCCGGCCAGGCGTCGCGGTCGATGTGGTCCGCGTGGTCGTGGCTGCCGAGGATCAGGTCGGCGTTGGTGGCCTCCTCCGGCCGCATCAGGGGCGGGACCTGCCGGTCCGGGAACGGCGAGAGGAAGGCGTCCACGTAGCAGACCGCGTCGCCGAACTTCATGACGAACCCGTGCTGCCCGAGCCACCAGTATGCCGCCTGCCCGCCGGCCAGCCTCGTGGACTCGACCTCCTCCACCAGTTCCCGCCCCGTCGCCATGATCCACCCCCGTGCCGCGGTGAACTCCGGCCGGCCTCGACGGCCGCCTTCGATCACCATCATAAGGCCGATCTCGGGCGAGTGGTGGACGCAGGCCCGCACGACCACGATCGAATCACTCGGTCTCAGAAGCTCGAAATCGCGTAAGCGCAGAAGTCACGACCCCGAATCCGGCATGGACGGCCTCGCCGGCTCGTGGTATCGTCCCCGCCGCATTTCTCGCGGGTCGATAAGCCCCGTTCGGGGCAGCCGTCCCGTTTCCTGGAGGGTTCCGCGTGCTACGATGGAGTGCGCAGGAGGCCTCTCTCGACACGAACAAGGATGGTGCGGAGATGTTCCGTCGCTCCCTGCTCTTGTTTCTCATGGGGCTCTCGGTCTCGACGCTGGCCGGCTGCGATCGCCTGAAGCAGATGCTGCGGTCCTCGGATCACGCCACGAAGGCGGATGCGGCCGAGGACGCCGACCCGACCAGCCCGACCAAGATCCAGGCCGTGGACGCCGACGCCAAGAACCCCAAGCCGTTCTTCTCGAAGGGCTACAGCTCCGGGGGCTTGAGCAAGGAGGCCCGCGAGATCGAGAGCCACCTCGGCGTCGGGCCCTGATCGAACGGCCCGGCGGCCGCGGCCTTGCCAACGACACGAGCCCGAATGCCCGAGAAAGCCTCCAAGGTCCGAGCGCTCTGGAACCGCGTCTTCGGCGACCGCGGCGAGAAGGAGGCCGCCCGCTTCCTCCGCGCCCGGGGCATGAAGATCCTCGTCCGCGGATACCGGACGGGCCTCGGCGAGATCGACCTGGTCGCGCTCGACGGCGACGTGATCGTCTTCGTCGAGGTCAAGTCCCGCCGGGGCGGGACGCCCGCGGAGGCCGTCACCCCCGAGAAGCAGCGGAGGCTCACCCTGGCGGCCCTGCACTTCCTCAAGAAGCGGGGGCTCCTCGACCGTCGCAGCCGGTTCGACGTCGTGGCCATCGTCTGGCCGGACGACGGCCGCCCGCCCCAGGTCGAGCATTTCCGCGACGCCTTCGAGGCCCGCGGCCGCGGGCAGATGTTCCGCTGAGACGGCCATCCGAGGCCCCCCGGCGCGGACGGCAATCCGCCGAGCATCGCGAAAACGGTTCGTCGCGGTGAAACCGCCCGCAAGCCCGCGCGGATCCTATCGGGCGGGGGCGTGCTGGACCTCGGCCGATACGCCCCCAGGGCTCCTTGCCAATTCGGTGATCGGGTTGTTCGACGGCCGGGGAAGGAACTCCGGCCGTCGACGCGGGCGAAGGGCAAAAATGGAAGAAATGGGATCACATGAAATTGCCTTTTTTGAAAGCAAGAACCTGCAGCAATTAGACTTAGACACATTGGGTTTGATGGCACGTGCGACGAGTGAACCCAGGATCGGCGGAGCGACGGGCGGGGATGGATGCCCCCAGGAGCGGAGGCGAGGCCCGGGTGCCGGTGGCCTCCGGGGAGGCGCCTCAGGGTCTGTCCCATAAGCAACACCCCCTGAAATCCCTCTCAAGAAGGCGAGCCGATCCCGGTTCTCCCCCTTACGAAGGGGGAGTCAGAGGGGGTGTATGGATCCAGGCCGAGGCGATCGAATTCCCCCCCTGTATCCCCCCTTCGCAAGGCCATGCTTTACCCACAAGTCGCAAGCTCTTTCCGGCCGGGCCCTAAGGGGTCGCATCGGAGTAGGGTGGGTCAGCCGACGGAGTCGGCGCAACCCACCGAAATGCGGTGGGTTGCGCCTCGCAAGCTCGGCTGACCCACCCTACCCGGGAGCCCGCACGTTCGACTTGTGGGTAAAGCCTAGCCTTCGTAGTAAGGGGGGAAGCGGATCCGGACCTTCCTCTTGCCGGAGACTGGTCGCGACGAGACGCTGCTTGGGGGACAGGGCTGGTGGAACAGTCGCTCAGTCCCGTGCCGCGGCGAGGACGGCGTCGAGGGCCCGCATCTGCGCCAGGCCGTCCTCGGCCGGGGCCAGCAGGCGGCCGGCGGCGACGGACGCGGCGAAGGCGTCCACCATCTCCGCGTACTGATCGACCGCCGGGAACTCCAGGACGCGTGACCGGTCGGTGCCGGCGTCGGAGTCCGAGCCGGAGCCGATCGTCCGGACGTGCGCCAGGGCGGGCGAGGCGGCGGGGGGGAGGTAGGCGTCGGGGACCTCGATGACGCCCCTCGTGCCGACCAGCTCGTAGGCGCAGCGGAAGGGCTGCTCGAAGCTGCAATCGATCGACGCGAGGACGCCCCCCGGGAAGGAGAGCGTCGCGGCGAGGCTCATGTCCACGCCCGAAGGTCCGAAGTGGGCCCTCGCCCGGATCCCCTCCGGCTCGGTCCCGGCGAACAGCCGGGCGGTGCTGACGCCGTAGCAGCCGACGTCCCACACGGCCCCGCCCCCCCGCGCGGGGTCGAGCCGCCAGTCGCCCGCCTCGATGGGGAAGGAGAACGACGCGCGGACGAGCCTCAGCTCGCCGATCAGGCCCCCGGCGAGGTGCCCGAGGAGCCCCCGCGTCCGCGGCTGGTGCCGCCACATGAAGGCTTCCATCAGGATGACGCCCCGGTCGCGGCAATGCGCGACCATCGCGGCGGCCTCGGCGGCGTCGAGGGCCAGCGGCTTCTCGCAGAGCACGTGCTTGCCGGCGTCGGCCGCGGCCTTCACCCAGGGGGCGTGCAGCTCATTCGGCAGCGGGATGTATACCGCGTCGAGGTCCGGATCGGCGACCAGGGCCTCGTAGGAGTCGTGCGGCCGCGGGATGCGGAACTCGGCCCCCCAGGCCCGGGCTTTCGCCCCGTCCCGGCTGGCGATCGCGGCCAGCTCTCCGGTCCTCGATCCTTCGATGCCCGGGATCAGCCCGCGGCGGCTGATCCGCGCGCAGCCGAGGATGCCCCATCTCAGCGTCATCGTGTCAGCCCCGCCCGGCGTCCTGGGGCCGAGGAACCGCCGCGACCCCGGCCGATGATCGCAGACCGCGGCCGCCTCCACCAGCCCGTCCCGCACCTCCATCCGCCGGCACGTCCGGAGAGGTCTCGGCCGGACCGTTGCCGCATCCCGGCCTCCGGGTTCCGCCAGGGCTCAGCGGGCGGAGTCCTTCGGGTCCACCAGCAGCCGCCCTCCGGCGACCTCGTCCCAGGCGAAGAGCTTGAAGTTCTGGCGGCCGGTGCACTTGCCGTCCTGGACCACGAGGAAGCCGTTCGGGAACCGCGAGGAGGTCCGCTCGTTGGTCACGTCCAGGCCGTCGGTCTCGTCGATGTCCTCGGCCATGCCGGGCTTGGGGTCGATCGTCGCGACGTACGCGTGATCGCCGGACCGATCGTACACGACGAGGGTGCTGTTGCCCTGGCTGGACGCCAGGAGGTAGCCCTTGCCGTCGCGGCCGTAGTAGATCGCCAGGCCCTCGACGTCGGCGGCCAGGCCGTGCTCGCCCACGCGAGCCACCGCGCGGCGGGCCTCGCCGTCGCCGGGCTCGGCGCCGTACTCCCAGATGCCGACGTCCTCCTCGCCGATGTACAGCCGCCCGCGCTCGCGGTCGGCGACGATCCCCTCGGCCTGCGAGCCGACGCGGAAGGCCCGGACCCGCGTCGCCCGGATCCCGGGGCCGCCGTCCGTCGCGGCCTCGAGCCGGTACTGCTCCACGACCCCCTCGCGGTCGGTGACGAACACGTAGTTCGCCCCGTCGCGCGGGCTCCGATAGGTGCAGATCCCGTAGGGCACGCCGCCGTCGAAGGTCCGGAACGTCTCCTCCTCGGAGAGTTCCGCGAGGCGGCCGTCGGCCGGGTCGATCGTCCAGGCCTTGACGCCCGCGGCCTTGCCCCCCTTGCCGACGCTCGCGATCGCCAGGTCCACCTTCCTCCCGGCGAGGTCGAACCCGTAGAGGATGTCGACGTTGTTGGGCCTCGAGCCGGGCGAGATGGCCTGCCGGCAGCGGCCGTCCAGGGAGTAGGCGTGCAGGCCCCCCTTCTTGTCCGTGCCGAGGACCAGGCTGCGGGCCGGATCCTCGGGATGGATCCAGATCGCCGGGTCGTCGGCCGCGTCGCCCTCCGAGGGGACGGGCTCGGTCTCGACGGCGGCCGACGGGGTCAGCACGACGAGGTCATCCCGCCCCCCCCCGCCGGCGATCGCCGGCCAGAGCAAGGCGAGGGGGGCGAGGGAGCAGAGCAGGGCTCGGGGCATGGGCATCGCGGGGGCCTTCCGCTTACTTGATGTCGATCGCATAGTCCGTCCGGTCCGCCACGACGCGGACGTGGGTCTCGCCCTTCGTCCTGAGGGGCTGGTCGGTGCCGCTGACCACGACCTGGTGGACGCCGACGAGCGCCCCGTCGCCCAGGCCGGCGGTGGCGACCGTGAACGTGCCGTCGGGCTGGATGTCGCTCTCGGCCTCGCGGCCGCCGTCGGTGGGGGCGAGCGTGACGTGGCCCTTCGTGAGGGCCTTGCCGCGGTAGGTGATCCGGCCCTTCAGCGGGACGGTCGGCGTCGCGGGCAGGGGCGAGCCGGCCCCCGCCCCGCACCCGCAGGCGAGGGACAGGGCCAGGCAGGGGACGAGGGCGGCGAGGACCTTCGGCCGTCGCATGGGGGCGGCCTCCGGTCAGAAGGAGTCGGCCGAGATGACCTCGCCGCCGGCGATCGTCCCGAGGGCACGCCAGGTCGGCAGGCTCACGCTCGACTTGATGAAGCGGACGCTGCCGTCCCCGAACAGCGTGTTCACGCCGCCGGGGTGGTAGCTCCGCGAGGTGATCGCCGCGTAGGTCGGCCCGCCGTTGTTCTCGTCGTTGGTGTCATAGTCGACGTCCACCTGGGGAGTCCCGACCAGGACCTGATACTGGGGCGTCATCGCCGTCGTGAACCCGTCATAGCAGGCCGAGCCGATCGACCACTTGGCGTGGCCCGTGTCGGCCTTGCAGCCGTTGGTGTAGTTCTGGGTGATCAGCGCGGCGCCCGTGGCGAGGTCCATGGGGTAGGAGGTCGGGCTCAGGCCCGCGGGGGTGGCGCACGACTTGTAGAGCGGCTGCTTGGCCTTCACCTCGGCGGCCAGCAGGGTGTTGCTCAGGCCGTCGGTGAACGCGGCCACGGTCCGGCTCACGTTCACCGCGAACGCGCTGCGGTTGGTCTGGGCCCCGCCGCCGCCGAAGACGTACCAGTCGCCGACGGACCAGCCGTAGTTGGACACGCCGAACGGCTTGGCGGGATCGGCCGGCTCGGTCGTCACGTCGCTCGGGCAGAGGAGGTACTTGATCTGCAGATAGCTGACCGTCGTGTTCGGCTTGTCGCTGTACTTCAGGCTGAAGTTCATGGCGTTGTACATCGGCCCCATCTCCATGAACGGGGCCAACCGGGCGCTGACGCCCCACGAGGTGTACGAGGTGGGCTGGTTGTTGCCGACGATGACCATCGTCTGCTGCGGCGGCAGGGCGCCGTTCGCGTTCTCGTAATTCATCACCGCCAGGCCGAGCTGCTTCAGGTTGTTCACGCAGTGGATGCGGCGGGCGGCCTCCCGGGCGGATTGGACGGCGGGCAGGAGCAGGGCGATCAGCACGGCGATGATGGCGATGACGACGAGCAACTCGATGAGGGTGAAGCCTCGGCGGCGTTGGCGATTC from Aquisphaera giovannonii includes these protein-coding regions:
- a CDS encoding translocation/assembly module TamB domain-containing protein, with amino-acid sequence MTSSSEATRPRRRWPRWLAIGAAVAVAGLALLVLAIPWIVGMPWMQRRLAAAGSRYLAPGAVDFDRLRVSWFGRTEIENLALIDPQGDRVVVAPRALVDWSLKEILVTQPKVLTLTLDHAAVDVERSESGAIDLLDTLRPILSDEPVRDILVRVRDGSLRFRDAHLSEPFHADRADIDLDLNAAPRPIAWRLDLEQDRDSGGPGKLDIRGRAGRAPEAGGGPGDIELAVRADRWPWVVSRPDLRAGGELDGTIDVAHGQGRTAASADVRLLGVRAGGSRLSGDELSLDAVGLVGKVSREGPTWTAEAIDLSLPFAKAHATGSYPPAGDRGGRVEASLDLPGLARQLPHTLRLREGLKIEKGSVALLADVQGDPAGPGQAISADIRLADLAARRGEQLLTFPDPATFLAKLRRASGSFSLDQLDVKTPFLTATGKGDPDRGIDVAATVDLDAADGRLRNWVDMGKVAVGGKGSFDGHYKRTGDRFEAHADSAFEGLKITGLPVLETFQRDRETASLKATGGASPSGLPLTLHDFAFTGKGDGEELTATATLDRAANVLAGEVRGKVQVVIAGKKQVAEGTVRGRWGESEITADPIVAALSPVVGPGGQFLPADPKTWSGAGRYDAARDELLIEEKAPTPGAPSTAFAVSPTRVRVSGLKSRDAAAVDAQLAGDLSRLGLDGWGQGRLAGRLEGLIQGRQDASGWDLGARVQVRELATLDGQGGRQLLADEVSAGLRGKVLGKLESVDLAEIGLITPYGRIQGGGTVADLKSEPKLDLKGTLSPDWTVLSDLLARKVEPNASMSGSDRAWSVSGTLPRAPGGKLPEALRGEVGLNLEHLDVFGMKLGRAPIVVRAEGGKVRIDPIDSTLNSGTLHLEPEVVADDKGGTWLHMGPASRLMDAVVNDEVSHRVLSYAAPVLDQATRVQGRVSLALGDAYFPISAGEKAEPRVDGDVLFDNVEFMPGPLADQLLGVFRQERRPLLVLRDPVSVRVVGRTVYQEGLVIPLGNVAAIGIDGSMDFDQNLKLVASFAVAPPQREIPVLSKLLEETQIQVPITGTLKKPRIDGDAVAERFKNMGLNMLDNLLGPGASGLGRLFQRRPGDDRPRDFFPPFRPPTGDEPGAGETGRTPAPPRPGGDARRGDDADEGVAKGANGPDGPTPMQLRREERKARRLERKADRRMRRGLPPE
- a CDS encoding glycosyltransferase family 2 protein; this translates as MTGEESPLLSVVVPLFDEERNVEALHRRLTAVLAPRGEPYELVLVDDGSRDATGGLLDGIHDSDPRVTVIHLSRNFGHQAAVSAGLDHALGRAVVVMDGDLQDPPELLPRFLERWRAGADVVYAVRRNRKEGAVKKLGYFAFYRIMNAISDLDIPLDSGDFCLMDRRVVDALKALPERMRFVRGLRTFVGFRQEGLEYERDPRATGRPKYTFRALVGLAISGLISFSGYPLRIVTYLGIATAAMAAAMTAWVFHDAFTSGTAPQGWASTMVTVLFMGSIQMVAMGILGEYIRLIFLESKGRPFYIVRTYRSHESPGGPGRPAGPPAANGLATGRGDRVP
- a CDS encoding class I SAM-dependent methyltransferase, whose translation is MITRWSEGLADDNMAEDILVDLGEVIARHPWWRARAALTMDLLRRLGVRPPARVLDAGCGWGTTLEALEARGYRAAGADISRRALEKLDRPGRELIEADLTRPLPPGLPPYDAALLLDVIEHIEDDREALARAGSLVKPGGVLIASVPAQPGLFTEFDAIQGHRRRYLPETLRGAFQGTGLDLERTFWWGAWMVPVLRWQRKAKRAAPGESPAETYRRYLKLPPWPGPLALRLAYALEHRRALAGKLRTGTSLFAVARRPA
- a CDS encoding MBL fold metallo-hydrolase, which encodes MMVIEGGRRGRPEFTAARGWIMATGRELVEEVESTRLAGGQAAYWWLGQHGFVMKFGDAVCYVDAFLSPFPDRQVPPLMRPEEATNADLILGSHDHADHIDRDAWPAMAEASPRAKFVVPALLRERVVREVGLPDDRVLGLDVDRPVEVAGVRVLGVPAAHEFLDVDPATGLHPYLGFVFEASGLCVYHAGDTCVYEGMQSILRRWSFDAAFLPINGRDARRLAADCIGNMTYQEAVDLAGALRPRLVVPTHFEMFAMNSEDPRLFEDYLRVKYPGVVAKVPRHGERVVVDRGE
- a CDS encoding YraN family protein, which encodes MPEKASKVRALWNRVFGDRGEKEAARFLRARGMKILVRGYRTGLGEIDLVALDGDVIVFVEVKSRRGGTPAEAVTPEKQRRLTLAALHFLKKRGLLDRRSRFDVVAIVWPDDGRPPQVEHFRDAFEARGRGQMFR
- a CDS encoding Gfo/Idh/MocA family protein, whose protein sequence is MEVRDGLVEAAAVCDHRPGSRRFLGPRTPGGADTMTLRWGILGCARISRRGLIPGIEGSRTGELAAIASRDGAKARAWGAEFRIPRPHDSYEALVADPDLDAVYIPLPNELHAPWVKAAADAGKHVLCEKPLALDAAEAAAMVAHCRDRGVILMEAFMWRHQPRTRGLLGHLAGGLIGELRLVRASFSFPIEAGDWRLDPARGGGAVWDVGCYGVSTARLFAGTEPEGIRARAHFGPSGVDMSLAATLSFPGGVLASIDCSFEQPFRCAYELVGTRGVIEVPDAYLPPAASPALAHVRTIGSGSDSDAGTDRSRVLEFPAVDQYAEMVDAFAASVAAGRLLAPAEDGLAQMRALDAVLAAARD
- a CDS encoding phytase encodes the protein MPMPRALLCSLAPLALLWPAIAGGGGRDDLVVLTPSAAVETEPVPSEGDAADDPAIWIHPEDPARSLVLGTDKKGGLHAYSLDGRCRQAISPGSRPNNVDILYGFDLAGRKVDLAIASVGKGGKAAGVKAWTIDPADGRLAELSEEETFRTFDGGVPYGICTYRSPRDGANYVFVTDREGVVEQYRLEAATDGGPGIRATRVRAFRVGSQAEGIVADRERGRLYIGEEDVGIWEYGAEPGDGEARRAVARVGEHGLAADVEGLAIYYGRDGKGYLLASSQGNSTLVVYDRSGDHAYVATIDPKPGMAEDIDETDGLDVTNERTSSRFPNGFLVVQDGKCTGRQNFKLFAWDEVAGGRLLVDPKDSAR
- a CDS encoding DUF1559 family PulG-like putative transporter: MNRQRRRGFTLIELLVVIAIIAVLIALLLPAVQSAREAARRIHCVNNLKQLGLAVMNYENANGALPPQQTMVIVGNNQPTSYTSWGVSARLAPFMEMGPMYNAMNFSLKYSDKPNTTVSYLQIKYLLCPSDVTTEPADPAKPFGVSNYGWSVGDWYVFGGGGAQTNRSAFAVNVSRTVAAFTDGLSNTLLAAEVKAKQPLYKSCATPAGLSPTSYPMDLATGAALITQNYTNGCKADTGHAKWSIGSACYDGFTTAMTPQYQVLVGTPQVDVDYDTNDENNGGPTYAAITSRSYHPGGVNTLFGDGSVRFIKSSVSLPTWRALGTIAGGEVISADSF